One region of Halodesulfovibrio sp. MK-HDV genomic DNA includes:
- a CDS encoding DUF4125 family protein: METLSERSLDLYQACVDEAVRAGENLARKRYSNFYARMGLGTLEELETRRREKIHQS; this comes from the coding sequence ATGGAGACTCTGTCCGAGCGTAGTCTCGATTTGTATCAGGCATGTGTGGATGAAGCTGTGCGTGCAGGTGAAAACCTGGCACGTAAGCGTTACTCCAACTTCTATGCACGAATGGGATTGGGCACACTTGAAGAATTAGAAACCCGCAGGCGCGAAAAAATTCATCAGAGCTAG
- a CDS encoding glycyl-radical enzyme activating protein, which yields MTQKEILNTTGQVFNIQKYSVHDGPGIRTVVFLKGCPLSCKWCSNPESQSFKPQLAYNAGKCLTLSKCLRCAEVCTAGSLTQGEDDKIAVNWDTCTNCMACAEACPAGALINYGDEMTVKDAIDSVEKDAMFYARSGGGLTLGGGEPFAQPKFAIALLKEAKRRYIKTAVETCAHVQTETLIEAGQYLNFVMMDIKSMNPEKHKEFCGVTNELILKNLKALRAAYPKLKIRVRTPVVPGFNDTPEDIQAVVDFIKDLDVEYELLAYHRLGTQKYTNLGREYPMGNVSLDNEVFLPLVEIAKQVPNYAS from the coding sequence ATGACTCAAAAAGAAATTTTAAACACAACTGGTCAAGTCTTCAATATTCAGAAATACTCCGTGCATGATGGACCGGGAATTCGCACTGTTGTTTTTTTGAAGGGCTGTCCACTTTCCTGTAAGTGGTGTAGTAACCCGGAATCTCAGTCATTTAAGCCTCAGCTCGCGTACAACGCTGGCAAGTGTTTGACTCTTTCAAAATGTCTGCGTTGCGCAGAAGTTTGTACTGCTGGTTCTCTTACTCAGGGCGAAGATGATAAAATCGCTGTAAACTGGGATACCTGCACAAACTGTATGGCGTGTGCCGAGGCTTGTCCTGCTGGTGCACTTATTAACTACGGCGATGAGATGACTGTTAAAGATGCCATCGATTCCGTAGAAAAAGATGCTATGTTCTACGCACGTTCCGGCGGCGGTCTCACTCTTGGTGGCGGCGAGCCTTTTGCCCAGCCAAAGTTTGCTATTGCCTTGCTTAAAGAAGCAAAACGCCGTTACATTAAGACTGCAGTAGAAACCTGTGCTCATGTTCAGACTGAAACCCTCATTGAAGCAGGCCAGTACCTGAACTTCGTAATGATGGATATCAAGAGCATGAATCCAGAAAAGCACAAAGAATTTTGTGGTGTAACCAACGAGCTTATTCTGAAAAACCTTAAAGCACTGCGCGCAGCTTATCCAAAACTTAAGATTCGCGTTCGTACTCCGGTAGTTCCGGGCTTTAACGATACCCCAGAAGATATTCAGGCTGTTGTTGATTTCATCAAAGACCTTGACGTAGAATACGAATTGCTTGCATACCACCGCCTTGGTACTCAGAAGTACACCAACCTTGGTCGTGAGTACCCAATGGGCAACGTGTCTCTCGATAACGAAGTATTCCTTCCTCTCGTGGAGATTGCTAAGCAAGTTCCTAACTACGCAAGCTAA
- a CDS encoding sigma-54-dependent Fis family transcriptional regulator, which yields MDTYLDKIGASVRHVFEILDDGIYITDKDGKTLFVNSMYERLTGLTEGELRGKDVRYLKDSGIFDAVLNPEIVKTGKPATVVQQLKTGKRLVLRGFPVFDDDDELVLVVTLARDITLIGQMRKQIAQQKEQISLFSKQLAHLTSQDSTDNNPDNMFYDTQVQQLVSLIKRIAETDATMLLLGETGVGKDWFARLAHDSSPRRDEMFLKVDCGSISENLIESELFGYAPGAFTGATSKGKPGHFEMANRGTVFLDEIGELPLSMQAKLLRVLQDQEVVRVGASVAKKVDVRIIAATNRNLEEEVRKGNFRSDLFYRLRVAVVDIPPLRERTEMIPGLVEHFLSIYGEKYKKDITCARDAMQLLLKYRWPGNIRELENLVQSLVVTLEHSEISANDLPPSINSRHPMDCLPSVELDAKDDGKSLKEIMAELERRVIQQALDTYGSVNKASEVLKVNRTTIFRKMKQ from the coding sequence ATGGATACCTATCTAGATAAAATTGGCGCTTCCGTCCGGCACGTTTTCGAAATTCTGGACGATGGCATCTATATTACGGATAAAGATGGCAAAACGCTGTTTGTTAACTCCATGTACGAACGTCTTACCGGTCTAACGGAAGGCGAATTACGTGGTAAGGATGTCCGATATCTAAAAGATAGTGGTATCTTTGATGCTGTCCTTAACCCTGAGATTGTAAAAACCGGTAAGCCCGCGACCGTTGTACAGCAGCTTAAAACAGGCAAGCGCCTTGTTTTACGCGGCTTTCCTGTTTTTGACGACGATGACGAACTCGTTCTTGTTGTTACTCTTGCGCGCGATATTACCCTCATCGGGCAAATGCGTAAGCAGATCGCTCAGCAAAAAGAACAAATTTCTCTTTTCTCCAAACAACTTGCACATCTGACTTCTCAGGATTCCACAGATAACAATCCTGATAATATGTTCTATGACACTCAGGTGCAGCAGCTTGTTTCTCTCATTAAGCGCATTGCAGAAACTGACGCTACCATGCTCCTGCTTGGTGAAACAGGTGTTGGTAAAGACTGGTTTGCGCGCCTTGCTCATGACAGCAGCCCGCGCAGGGACGAAATGTTCCTGAAGGTTGACTGTGGTAGCATCTCCGAAAATCTTATTGAATCTGAGCTCTTCGGCTATGCTCCGGGTGCATTTACCGGTGCAACGTCCAAAGGCAAACCGGGTCATTTTGAAATGGCTAACCGTGGCACCGTATTCCTTGATGAAATCGGTGAACTTCCACTTTCCATGCAGGCGAAGTTGTTACGAGTTCTGCAGGATCAGGAAGTTGTGCGAGTTGGTGCATCTGTAGCGAAGAAAGTTGATGTGCGTATTATCGCTGCAACTAACCGTAATTTGGAAGAAGAAGTCCGCAAGGGTAATTTCCGAAGCGACTTATTCTACCGTCTGCGTGTTGCTGTTGTAGATATTCCGCCATTACGCGAACGCACTGAAATGATTCCTGGTCTTGTTGAGCATTTTCTCTCTATTTACGGAGAGAAGTACAAGAAAGACATCACATGTGCTCGCGATGCCATGCAGCTGCTGCTTAAGTACCGCTGGCCGGGTAACATCCGTGAGCTTGAAAACCTTGTACAGAGCCTTGTTGTTACCTTGGAACATTCCGAGATTTCTGCCAACGATTTGCCGCCTTCCATAAATTCTCGTCATCCAATGGACTGTCTGCCTAGTGTCGAGCTTGATGCGAAAGACGACGGTAAATCACTGAAAGAAATTATGGCAGAGCTTGAACGACGCGTTATCCAGCAAGCGCTTGATACGTATGGTTCAGTTAACAAGGCTTCAGAAGTTCTCAAAGTCAACCGCACTACAATTTTCCGAAAAATGAAACAGTAG
- a CDS encoding DUF4037 domain-containing protein: MQGLPLSREFYTEVAAPMLQSELPAYVNQLAVGLVGEGSECFGFDDEFSQDHDWGAGICVWAPESMAGTVEPLLEPVFARLPATFKGYPVRMAPKFRKGRVGLFTIEGFYKRFINSGQPLSTWQQWYTVPEYFLAVATNGEVFADPCGQFSAFRKSLLEFYPDDVMKKKLAARFAVMAQSGQYNLLRMLKRNDTAAALLAASRFVESTIGALYLMHGKYMPFYKWAFRGLKDLPDGAFIGGKLNDVLALNLTRGADVHSNAEAAVEAVCVEMMALLQKKGLSRSNEAWLMTQAEMIQKQIENPQIRNLPVVHGIQCS; the protein is encoded by the coding sequence ATGCAGGGGTTACCATTATCCAGAGAATTTTATACTGAAGTTGCAGCACCTATGCTGCAAAGTGAGTTACCTGCCTACGTGAATCAACTCGCGGTCGGGCTTGTTGGTGAAGGGTCTGAATGTTTCGGATTTGATGACGAGTTTTCACAGGATCATGACTGGGGAGCAGGCATTTGCGTCTGGGCTCCGGAATCAATGGCAGGAACGGTAGAACCTCTGTTGGAGCCTGTTTTTGCGCGATTGCCAGCAACGTTCAAGGGATATCCTGTGCGAATGGCTCCTAAGTTCCGTAAAGGACGAGTAGGGTTGTTCACCATTGAAGGTTTCTACAAACGATTCATTAACAGCGGGCAGCCTCTTTCTACCTGGCAGCAGTGGTACACGGTGCCGGAATATTTCTTAGCTGTTGCTACAAATGGTGAAGTTTTTGCTGATCCGTGTGGCCAGTTCTCTGCATTTCGTAAGTCCTTGTTGGAGTTCTACCCAGACGATGTCATGAAGAAAAAACTAGCGGCTCGATTTGCTGTGATGGCACAAAGCGGTCAGTACAACTTGCTGAGAATGCTCAAACGTAATGATACTGCGGCAGCGCTTCTTGCTGCTTCTCGTTTTGTGGAATCCACAATTGGTGCGTTGTATTTGATGCATGGAAAATATATGCCGTTCTACAAATGGGCATTTCGTGGATTGAAAGATTTGCCTGACGGAGCATTCATTGGTGGAAAGCTTAATGATGTTCTGGCGCTTAATCTTACTCGCGGAGCGGATGTGCATAGCAATGCAGAAGCAGCTGTAGAAGCTGTTTGTGTTGAGATGATGGCATTGTTGCAGAAAAAGGGACTGAGCCGTAGCAATGAGGCTTGGCTTATGACGCAGGCTGAAATGATTCAGAAACAGATTGAGAATCCACAGATTCGAAATTTGCCTGTTGTGCACGGAATTCAGTGCAGTTAG
- a CDS encoding TetR/AcrR family transcriptional regulator: MKKDWTPEQTEKRRLILDAARELFSKEGVSNVSMRRIAAKVNYSPALIYRYVKNKEELLDQLRSEGYQILLNRMARLDVDPDPIKHLTDLAVEYGGFGVDYWEYYDLMFHMPIQISDDGTVPVKGYEAVLGMVRNAVERAIDAGHFAGCSVDDAMFMSWSQIHGLLSLYISGRTPFHIGEERAKALLQEIPRHFLRIVATGKK; the protein is encoded by the coding sequence ATGAAGAAAGATTGGACACCGGAACAAACTGAAAAGCGCCGTCTCATTCTTGATGCAGCACGCGAGTTGTTCTCTAAAGAAGGTGTAAGCAATGTATCCATGAGACGCATTGCAGCAAAAGTAAATTACAGTCCGGCACTCATTTACCGGTACGTAAAAAACAAAGAAGAACTGCTGGATCAGCTTCGCTCCGAGGGCTACCAGATTCTTCTGAACCGTATGGCAAGGCTGGATGTGGACCCCGATCCTATAAAGCATCTTACCGATCTTGCAGTTGAGTACGGTGGATTTGGCGTTGATTACTGGGAATATTACGACCTCATGTTCCACATGCCTATTCAAATCTCTGATGACGGAACCGTGCCGGTAAAAGGTTACGAGGCTGTACTCGGTATGGTGCGAAACGCTGTTGAACGAGCCATTGATGCCGGTCATTTTGCCGGATGTTCTGTTGATGATGCTATGTTCATGTCATGGTCACAGATCCACGGCTTACTCAGCCTTTATATTTCAGGTCGAACACCATTTCATATTGGTGAAGAACGAGCAAAAGCGCTGCTCCAAGAAATCCCGCGACACTTCTTACGCATTGTAGCTACAGGGAAAAAATAA
- a CDS encoding arginine N-succinyltransferase: protein MRFIVRGARHEDHAELCRLAAQAPLLSLQPSPERMNIRIETSLHSFAGIIPPEKAEYQFVCVDLATKKLAGASCLFGSYISNSQPQHYIKVINEGKIQKYIRNVEDKRFSGLGGLVVDSLFRKTHYKLAAQLAHVRLLYAGIKPENFTETFVVEVLGKMTAKGGSHFWDCFGKKFTGMDFSEAYERIANNDRSFMGMFPTEYELSEGCSRIRISENSVAMSSRGSQHLAKRLGFTFQNRVDPVDGALCYSATRNELSPLKNGTWHTVKKGSIKGDIHLMATVQENGEFFGAIAHCGLQNETAVIRENICAALELSEGSRVFIAPQC, encoded by the coding sequence ATGCGATTTATTGTGCGCGGAGCCCGACATGAAGATCACGCTGAACTGTGCCGACTCGCAGCACAGGCTCCATTGTTAAGCCTGCAACCGTCCCCTGAGCGTATGAACATACGAATTGAAACCAGCTTGCATTCCTTTGCTGGAATAATTCCACCTGAAAAGGCGGAATATCAATTCGTATGTGTTGACCTAGCCACAAAAAAACTGGCTGGAGCCTCCTGCCTATTTGGCTCATACATTTCTAACTCCCAACCACAGCACTATATTAAGGTTATCAACGAAGGCAAAATTCAAAAATACATTCGTAATGTTGAAGATAAACGCTTTAGTGGTCTTGGTGGCCTGGTTGTAGACAGTCTATTCCGCAAAACGCACTACAAGCTTGCTGCTCAACTAGCCCACGTGCGTCTGCTATACGCTGGAATTAAACCAGAGAATTTTACTGAGACTTTTGTTGTCGAAGTGCTTGGAAAAATGACCGCCAAAGGTGGATCACACTTTTGGGACTGTTTTGGGAAAAAGTTTACAGGCATGGATTTTTCTGAAGCCTATGAACGTATCGCGAATAATGATCGATCGTTCATGGGTATGTTCCCGACAGAATACGAACTTTCAGAAGGATGTTCAAGAATACGCATCAGTGAAAACTCCGTTGCAATGTCCTCACGCGGATCACAGCACCTTGCAAAAAGATTAGGTTTCACTTTTCAAAACAGAGTAGATCCTGTTGATGGCGCACTTTGCTACAGTGCAACGCGCAATGAACTATCACCATTGAAAAATGGAACATGGCATACTGTTAAAAAAGGAAGTATCAAAGGCGATATTCATCTGATGGCAACAGTACAAGAAAATGGAGAATTTTTTGGTGCAATAGCACACTGTGGACTCCAGAACGAAACAGCGGTGATTCGCGAGAACATCTGTGCAGCTCTTGAGCTTAGTGAAGGATCACGTGTCTTTATTGCTCCACAATGTTAA
- the larB gene encoding nickel pincer cofactor biosynthesis protein LarB: MASQDTKKNRSPMQDDTLHSAQSREHSCMVSNHTLLDHGRPQRTGCPEVIFCEGKTPAQVASIFQEMINTHGECLGTRASKEHFDAVQKAIPNVRFNTDARTLIFDDSNKKKIGCVLVINAGTSDHCVAEEAAQTAEFLGSNVLRHFDCGVAGVHRALHAAKDFTKASAIVAVAGMDGALPTVVAGLSPAPVIAVPTSVGYGTGLGGVAALMTMLNGCAPGVSVVNIDNGFGAGYQAHIINTMAYHNR, translated from the coding sequence ATGGCTTCGCAAGATACGAAAAAGAACCGCTCCCCTATGCAAGATGACACTCTGCATTCGGCGCAGTCCAGAGAACATTCCTGCATGGTCAGTAACCATACTCTGCTCGACCATGGCAGACCACAACGTACAGGCTGTCCTGAAGTCATTTTCTGTGAAGGCAAAACGCCTGCCCAAGTGGCGAGCATATTCCAAGAAATGATAAACACTCATGGCGAGTGTCTTGGCACACGTGCATCGAAAGAACATTTTGATGCTGTCCAAAAGGCAATACCCAATGTTCGTTTTAATACCGATGCTCGTACGTTGATTTTTGACGACTCAAACAAAAAAAAGATCGGATGCGTCCTCGTTATTAACGCCGGCACATCAGATCACTGCGTTGCAGAAGAAGCTGCGCAAACCGCAGAATTTCTCGGGAGTAATGTTCTCAGACATTTTGACTGTGGCGTCGCCGGTGTCCATCGCGCATTACATGCAGCAAAAGATTTTACAAAAGCATCAGCTATCGTTGCTGTAGCCGGAATGGATGGCGCACTGCCTACCGTTGTTGCCGGTCTCAGTCCCGCTCCTGTCATCGCAGTTCCTACAAGCGTCGGCTATGGCACTGGGCTTGGGGGCGTAGCAGCTCTCATGACTATGCTCAACGGTTGTGCACCCGGAGTCTCTGTTGTGAATATTGATAATGGATTTGGGGCGGGATATCAGGCGCATATTATCAATACAATGGCTTATCACAATAGATAA
- a CDS encoding AlpA family transcriptional regulator, which translates to MAEPKNLTTKEVAILLNCSESLVRRQDMKKKLGAFYIAKRALRFPEDKVDAYINLQKKQSSENASEEAAAVKNTHCRKKLHSKFNLF; encoded by the coding sequence ATGGCCGAACCTAAGAACTTAACAACAAAAGAAGTTGCAATATTATTAAATTGTTCTGAAAGCCTTGTTAGACGACAGGATATGAAAAAAAAGCTTGGTGCATTTTACATTGCGAAAAGGGCACTACGATTTCCAGAAGATAAGGTTGATGCATATATCAACTTACAGAAAAAGCAGTCTTCAGAAAATGCTTCTGAAGAAGCAGCTGCAGTTAAAAATACTCATTGTAGAAAAAAGTTGCATTCAAAGTTCAATTTGTTCTAA
- a CDS encoding sulfite exporter TauE/SafE family protein, producing the protein MEHLLFIAMGWFVGGFVNGLAGFGAAMVALPIISYIMDVSILVPSATMIVLTLNCHAGWIYRKHIEWRYTKTLLLGAIPGVVLSAYALQFAPEQLLRFGMGAFVAFYALWSLFFEKKEGRVINPAWGYVAGVLSSSLGMAFSFNGPPLAVYTAYCGCPKNAVKAILSAGFIITGVLIVSTQIVIGNIDTYALTIYAVSVPAVVFGSRLGIYLSAFISEASYRKFFFVLMTILGIKIAGTALQFLL; encoded by the coding sequence ATGGAACACTTACTTTTTATTGCGATGGGGTGGTTTGTCGGCGGCTTTGTAAATGGTCTTGCCGGCTTTGGTGCCGCTATGGTTGCCTTGCCAATCATCAGCTATATAATGGATGTGTCTATTCTGGTGCCAAGTGCGACGATGATCGTGCTGACATTGAATTGTCATGCCGGATGGATCTACCGTAAGCATATTGAATGGCGGTATACAAAAACATTGCTTCTGGGCGCTATCCCCGGTGTTGTGTTGAGTGCGTATGCCCTTCAGTTTGCACCGGAACAATTGCTTCGGTTCGGCATGGGTGCCTTTGTCGCGTTTTATGCACTCTGGAGTCTTTTCTTTGAAAAAAAGGAAGGGCGGGTAATTAATCCGGCATGGGGCTATGTTGCAGGCGTTCTGTCCAGCTCGCTCGGTATGGCTTTCAGCTTTAATGGCCCGCCGCTTGCAGTATATACTGCGTACTGTGGTTGTCCTAAGAACGCAGTAAAAGCGATTCTCAGCGCCGGATTTATTATTACCGGTGTGCTCATTGTTTCTACGCAGATTGTAATCGGTAATATCGATACCTACGCACTTACGATTTACGCTGTTTCAGTTCCCGCTGTCGTATTCGGCAGTAGATTGGGGATATATCTTTCAGCATTTATTTCTGAAGCATCGTATCGAAAATTTTTCTTTGTTTTGATGACAATTCTTGGGATAAAAATCGCCGGAACTGCATTACAATTTTTATTATAA
- a CDS encoding phage integrase N-terminal domain-containing protein, giving the protein MSKNKLLYGAKIAHLTGSGKTQYNNRGQSIRFAKRLHQLGYRVQHWKNISNRHVGVVVEDWQQQGLAVSTIKAYLSSVRQMCRAYGNETIHKNNSEFGVGKRCYITTQSKAVPEIVYRAVLDQLLSGSERFQRIGRQLTVMRKLGLRHEEARKINPETALLSDGRIYISAGTKGGRDRILHTPSQEQIEAVKALTPFIGKHGNSWPDSVSESSWEKYVYKIISRMGLCIKTCGASLHGLRHAYAQARYRELTNLAAPCLYPSPSDYREAAYQQHGKDWRNTHDQAINILAHELGHNRGEVTTTYLGTIHG; this is encoded by the coding sequence ATGAGTAAAAACAAACTACTATATGGAGCAAAAATAGCACACCTAACAGGATCGGGTAAAACGCAATACAACAACCGTGGACAATCCATAAGATTCGCGAAGCGACTTCATCAGCTGGGTTACCGAGTACAGCATTGGAAAAACATCTCGAATCGGCACGTGGGAGTCGTGGTAGAAGATTGGCAGCAACAAGGTCTCGCTGTATCCACCATCAAAGCATACCTTTCAAGCGTACGCCAAATGTGTCGTGCATACGGTAATGAAACGATACACAAAAACAATAGTGAGTTTGGGGTAGGAAAACGCTGCTATATTACAACACAATCAAAAGCAGTACCCGAAATTGTCTACCGCGCGGTCCTTGACCAACTTCTGTCAGGATCAGAACGATTTCAACGAATTGGTCGACAGCTAACCGTAATGCGTAAACTGGGATTACGCCATGAAGAAGCGCGAAAAATAAATCCTGAGACCGCACTGCTTTCTGATGGTCGTATCTATATATCTGCGGGAACCAAAGGGGGACGGGACCGCATCCTGCACACCCCTTCCCAAGAACAAATCGAGGCAGTCAAAGCATTAACCCCGTTTATTGGAAAACATGGCAATAGCTGGCCTGATTCTGTTTCAGAATCATCGTGGGAAAAATATGTCTACAAAATCATAAGCCGAATGGGGTTATGCATTAAAACTTGTGGAGCTTCCTTACATGGGCTGCGGCATGCATACGCCCAAGCCCGCTACAGGGAACTAACGAACTTAGCCGCTCCCTGCCTTTACCCGTCACCTTCGGATTACCGAGAAGCAGCATATCAACAGCATGGTAAAGATTGGCGCAACACACATGACCAAGCAATCAATATTCTTGCCCACGAATTAGGGCACAATCGTGGCGAAGTTACCACAACGTATCTCGGCACCATTCATGGGTAA
- a CDS encoding ATP-binding domain-containing protein: MRKQVEGVLDNALAAEELDILLLSKLSIAHSLLSKRDVVLRLDTPFYSSLKDYLKLMRPQIMVDEATDFSPIQLGCMRALSFPNIDSFFACGDFNQRITAHGVNCLDEFEWAVPKLSSRQVETPYRQSHYLQRFVRELVGDLDTQKADLSAEQIAGEREYPPVLGLGLNTFESIVDWLSEKIIQVYLGVGGLSSIAVLVNSEQEVDQLANMLSEKLPATVPVLACPDGKVLGDDAGVRVFNIQHIKGMEFEAAFFVGVDELVKTFPELYSKFLYVGATRAASFLGFTCGNKKNSCKDKKT; this comes from the coding sequence ATGAGAAAGCAGGTGGAAGGCGTTTTGGATAATGCGTTAGCTGCGGAAGAATTGGATATTTTACTTTTATCAAAGCTAAGCATTGCACATTCATTATTAAGTAAGCGTGACGTTGTTCTTCGCTTAGACACACCATTTTATTCCTCCCTCAAAGATTATCTTAAACTTATGCGACCACAAATAATGGTTGATGAAGCAACTGATTTTTCACCAATACAGCTTGGATGCATGCGAGCACTTTCGTTCCCCAATATAGATTCGTTTTTTGCTTGTGGTGATTTTAACCAACGAATTACGGCACATGGGGTGAATTGCTTAGACGAGTTTGAATGGGCAGTGCCGAAGTTATCATCTAGGCAAGTCGAAACACCGTACAGGCAAAGTCATTATCTTCAGCGATTTGTGCGTGAATTAGTTGGTGATTTGGATACTCAAAAAGCAGACTTGTCAGCAGAGCAGATTGCTGGAGAGCGCGAGTATCCTCCAGTGTTAGGTCTTGGGCTTAACACCTTTGAAAGTATTGTTGATTGGCTTTCTGAAAAAATTATACAAGTATATTTAGGCGTAGGTGGACTTTCTTCCATAGCAGTACTTGTAAATTCTGAGCAAGAGGTTGACCAATTAGCCAATATGTTAAGTGAAAAATTGCCTGCAACTGTTCCTGTCCTCGCATGTCCAGATGGTAAGGTGCTTGGGGATGATGCGGGGGTACGAGTGTTTAACATTCAGCACATTAAAGGGATGGAGTTTGAAGCGGCATTTTTCGTTGGTGTTGATGAATTAGTTAAAACGTTCCCAGAGTTGTACTCAAAGTTTTTATATGTAGGTGCAACAAGAGCTGCTTCGTTTTTAGGTTTTACATGTGGGAATAAAAAAAATTCCTGCAAAGATAAAAAAACTTAG
- a CDS encoding site-specific integrase, with product MAFQMKNGKWKGQLYYTDRNGKVHRKTKNFDRKRDALQWQNEERKRLELADQEADTKQKSFKDILVGEWAELYMEHAFNTFTDENYKLAKEKQRAFRRFFETGVLSPTTPVSNVRKKDILDVFNALKKQYSGKNVDRQIKNLKAAWNWGIDYLEMPEVNPFCRLPKAASTGEEPHYMPPLEDMLKVLKLGGKNDEPQHYLVLFTLLMTAARRVEMRRLTWADVKFMGEQIGLRTRKRKDRIESCDLIPLATELAAKLKEYKLQVGSKRSYVFSGIQLEAGLHMRWLKRLCVKAKVTPFGVHGIRALAGTLAHTNGACLMDVKELLRHKSTHQTDKYLRKQYRQNEAVNILSSITSKAGNNGKHDEDRNDASAA from the coding sequence ATGGCGTTTCAAATGAAAAACGGTAAATGGAAAGGACAACTTTATTACACAGACCGTAACGGTAAAGTACATAGAAAAACCAAAAACTTTGACCGCAAGCGTGATGCCCTGCAGTGGCAAAACGAAGAGCGCAAAAGGTTGGAACTTGCCGATCAGGAGGCAGATACAAAGCAAAAAAGCTTTAAAGACATATTGGTTGGTGAATGGGCTGAATTGTACATGGAACATGCATTTAATACATTCACAGACGAGAACTACAAGTTAGCAAAGGAAAAACAACGTGCCTTTCGCCGTTTCTTTGAAACAGGCGTCCTTTCCCCCACAACGCCGGTGTCCAATGTGCGCAAAAAGGACATTCTCGACGTATTCAATGCCCTTAAGAAACAGTACTCCGGCAAAAACGTGGATAGGCAGATCAAAAATCTGAAGGCTGCTTGGAACTGGGGCATCGATTATCTGGAAATGCCAGAGGTCAATCCTTTCTGCAGGCTACCAAAGGCAGCTTCCACAGGAGAAGAACCTCATTACATGCCGCCACTTGAAGATATGCTCAAGGTCTTGAAACTGGGGGGAAAAAACGATGAGCCACAACACTATCTAGTATTGTTTACCCTACTCATGACCGCCGCTAGGCGCGTTGAAATGCGTCGCCTTACATGGGCTGATGTGAAGTTTATGGGTGAGCAAATTGGTTTGCGAACAAGAAAAAGGAAAGACCGCATCGAAAGCTGTGACCTAATCCCACTGGCAACTGAACTGGCCGCCAAACTAAAAGAATATAAGCTTCAAGTAGGCAGCAAACGTTCTTATGTTTTTTCCGGGATACAGCTTGAAGCAGGTCTGCACATGCGGTGGCTTAAAAGGCTTTGCGTGAAAGCAAAAGTTACGCCTTTTGGTGTCCACGGTATTCGTGCACTAGCAGGAACACTTGCTCATACAAATGGCGCCTGCCTTATGGATGTAAAGGAACTGCTACGACATAAATCTACTCATCAAACAGACAAGTACTTACGTAAGCAATACAGACAAAATGAAGCGGTGAACATTCTCAGTTCAATCACATCAAAAGCCGGGAACAATGGCAAGCATGACGAGGATAGGAACGATGCAAGTGCAGCCTAA
- a CDS encoding M48 family metallopeptidase: MSLPNNKHRIAYGDTEFTYQLCFVASKQVDKHRKILVHVHPNGLVQVDAPEGANLSEINTAVRKRARWVIEHLEAIAKRNKHILPREYVSGETVFYLGRRYVLKVLRNDDKPTVKLKRGQLVVEGTGLDTADAVKKLLKKWYRTRAAEVFKRRLTMVVDKCIWCKQEPEWKLLTMKRQWGSCSPSGTLSLNPHLVKAPTECIDYVLLHELCHLQEHNHSPRFYNLLSRQMPHWQSVKTRLDGMAELILNE; encoded by the coding sequence ATGTCTTTGCCCAACAACAAGCACCGTATTGCCTATGGTGATACAGAGTTTACGTATCAACTATGTTTTGTTGCCTCTAAGCAAGTGGATAAGCATAGGAAGATTCTTGTGCACGTGCACCCAAACGGCCTAGTACAAGTTGATGCCCCAGAAGGTGCCAACCTTTCTGAGATAAATACAGCAGTTCGTAAACGTGCCCGATGGGTAATTGAGCATCTTGAAGCAATTGCTAAACGTAACAAACATATCCTTCCCAGAGAATATGTCAGTGGCGAAACAGTCTTCTATCTAGGAAGACGATACGTCCTGAAGGTGTTAAGAAATGACGATAAGCCAACTGTTAAATTGAAGCGCGGTCAGTTGGTAGTCGAAGGCACCGGATTAGATACCGCTGATGCTGTAAAGAAGTTGCTGAAAAAATGGTATCGCACACGCGCAGCAGAAGTCTTCAAAAGAAGGCTTACCATGGTTGTCGACAAATGCATTTGGTGTAAGCAAGAGCCAGAATGGAAACTACTGACAATGAAACGCCAATGGGGAAGCTGTTCCCCTTCTGGAACATTGTCACTCAATCCACATCTGGTTAAAGCCCCAACAGAATGTATCGATTACGTTTTGTTGCATGAGCTTTGCCACTTGCAGGAACATAATCACAGCCCACGCTTCTACAACTTGTTGTCGCGACAAATGCCCCATTGGCAATCAGTTAAAACCCGTTTAGACGGCATGGCTGAACTGATACTGAATGAATAA